The Magnetococcales bacterium DNA window AATTGACTCCTGAACCAGTGATCATGAATCAATATATATTTTGTGGAGTGGCGAGGGCAGGGACTACGACAGGTCTGCATCACAATCTCTTGGCGCGGTGCAGCCGCAACCAGGATTGGAAAGGAGGCGTTTCACCCTGCAGGGTGCATGCTCATATCTGAAAAAGGAACCATTGAACTTTTTCAGAGAGATACCTATCCTGGTCCAGGTCGGGGGAAAAAGGCGGATCGGATACCTTTGAACGTCTGGGGTCCGGACATGGCAGGCAGGAGGTTTTTTTGAACGGATTTTACAAGAGTCTCTCTCTTTGGCTGGTCATCGGCTTGTTGTTGATCATTTTGTTCAATCTGTTCAACAATCAGCCCAAAACCCGGGACCACCATATTCCATACTCCGATTTTCTGAGTCATGTGGACCAGGGGCGGGTCACGGAAGTCACCATTCAGGGGCAAAACCTGTTTGGCGTCTTTACCGATGGGGGGTTTTTTGCCACTTATACCCCGGAAGATCCGGATTTGATCCGCCGCCTGCGCGATAAAAACGTCGCCATCACCTCCAAGCCACCCGATGAAACCCCCATCCTGCTGACGATTCTCATCTCGTGGTTCCCCATGCTGCTCCTGATCGGTGTCTGGATCTTTTTCATGCGCCAGATGCAGTCGGGAGGCGGTCGCGGAGCCATGTCGTTTGGCAAATCCAAAGCCAAAATGATGTCGGACAAACAGAACAAGGTGACTTTTGCCGATGTGGCCGGCATTGACGAAGCCAAGGAAGAGCTGGAAGAAATTATTGAATTTTTGAAGAATCCCCAGAAATTCCAGCGTCTGGGTGGCAAGATTCCCAAGGGGGTCCTGCTGATCGGCCCGCCGGGAACCGGTAAGACCCTCCTGGCCCGCGCCATCGCCGGTGAGGCCAACGTGCCGTTTTTCAACCTGTCGGGTTCCGACTTTGTGGAAATGTTTGTGGGTGTCGGTGCCGCCAGGGTGCGGGACATGTTCGAACAGGGCAAGAAAAATGCCCCCTGCATCATTTTCATCGACGAAATCGATGCCGTGGGTCGGCACCGGGGGGCCGGTCTGGGCGGCGGCCACGATGAACGGGAACAAACCCTGAATCAACTGCTCGTGGAAATGGATGGCTTTGAATCGACCGAAGGGGTGATTCTGGTGGCGGCCACCAACCGCCCCGATGTGCTGGATCCGGCCCTGCTGCGTCCGGGTCGCTTTGACCGCCAGGTCACCGTACCCAATCCGGACATCCGGGGTCGCACCCAGATTCTCAACGTCCACATGGCCAAGGTGCCGGTGGCCGAATCCGTGGATCCGGAAGTGATCGCCCGGGGCACGCCCGGCTTTTCCGGGGCAGACCTGGCCAACCTGGTCAACGAAGCCGCCCTGGGTGCCGCCCGCACCGACAAAAAAGTGGTGGACATGGAGGACTTTGAAACCGCCAAGGACAAGGTGCTGATGGGCAAACCCCGCGCATCGGCAATCATCCCCGAAAAAGAACGCCGCAACACGGCCTACCACGAAAGCGGCCATGCCATCATCGCCGCCATGATTCCGGATACCGACCCGGTCCACAAGGTGACCATCATTCCCCGGGGGCGCGCCCT harbors:
- the ftsH gene encoding ATP-dependent zinc metalloprotease FtsH, translated to MNGFYKSLSLWLVIGLLLIILFNLFNNQPKTRDHHIPYSDFLSHVDQGRVTEVTIQGQNLFGVFTDGGFFATYTPEDPDLIRRLRDKNVAITSKPPDETPILLTILISWFPMLLLIGVWIFFMRQMQSGGGRGAMSFGKSKAKMMSDKQNKVTFADVAGIDEAKEELEEIIEFLKNPQKFQRLGGKIPKGVLLIGPPGTGKTLLARAIAGEANVPFFNLSGSDFVEMFVGVGAARVRDMFEQGKKNAPCIIFIDEIDAVGRHRGAGLGGGHDEREQTLNQLLVEMDGFESTEGVILVAATNRPDVLDPALLRPGRFDRQVTVPNPDIRGRTQILNVHMAKVPVAESVDPEVIARGTPGFSGADLANLVNEAALGAARTDKKVVDMEDFETAKDKVLMGKPRASAIIPEKERRNTAYHESGHAIIAAMIPDTDPVHKVTIIPRGRALGLTMQLPTEDRHSYSKQQLEDIIAVLMGGRLAEEMVLNQLTTGAGNDIMRATDIARKMVCAYGMSARLGPLTVGEKEQEIFLGREITQHKNISELTAQAVDEEVRRIIDENYNRAKDILLEKIDVLHAMAAALLERETLVAEEVARLVRGEPLPKIKKTVRLKKKGPPKSPPSDDVEGTSGQEGETSVEDLPEGETPHPPPEAEAEPEKRVDQEGNEPLETVKAAGLRSRKKVLKSEPETSDETDAEAEDADKSAGARPRKKP